Proteins from a single region of Haloterrigena alkaliphila:
- a CDS encoding DUF456 domain-containing protein, giving the protein MSDRSDEVTESRDTEDLLEETENLLSESGAGAEPGAGTPSTPADRPASDREPPTVDESTGREPSGDDSWWSSADSRSGTDADSGAGTDADSRTGSLRSRLTPGLSPQKYFSPRAFLAFVLLVGAGLFAGGLVIPIAGRIVGMFGVAFAVGLLSSKRRYLEMGAAGTAVGGVSAVVSNAVIAFAGSVRAVVAVGVAAGLVGCLLGYYFGRDLRNGLSQDIE; this is encoded by the coding sequence ATGAGCGACCGCTCGGACGAGGTCACCGAGAGCCGGGACACCGAGGACCTCCTCGAGGAGACCGAGAACCTGCTCTCGGAGTCGGGCGCCGGAGCGGAACCGGGGGCCGGGACGCCGTCGACGCCGGCGGACCGACCGGCGTCGGATCGGGAACCTCCGACCGTCGACGAATCGACCGGGCGCGAACCGAGCGGCGACGACTCGTGGTGGTCGTCCGCCGACTCGCGGTCCGGGACCGACGCGGACTCCGGAGCCGGGACCGACGCGGACTCGAGGACCGGATCGCTGCGCTCCCGACTCACGCCGGGGCTCTCGCCCCAGAAGTACTTCTCGCCGCGGGCGTTTCTCGCGTTCGTCCTGCTGGTCGGCGCGGGGCTGTTCGCCGGCGGGCTGGTGATTCCGATCGCCGGCCGTATCGTCGGGATGTTCGGCGTCGCCTTCGCCGTGGGCCTGCTCTCCTCGAAGCGTCGATACCTCGAGATGGGCGCCGCGGGGACCGCCGTCGGCGGGGTCTCGGCCGTAGTTAGCAACGCCGTGATCGCGTTCGCCGGCTCCGTTCGGGCGGTCGTCGCCGTCGGCGTCGCGGCCGGGCTGGTCGGCTGTCTGCTCGGCTACTACTTCGGACGCGATCTGCGAAACGGACTGTCCCAGGATATCGAATGA
- a CDS encoding RPA12/RPB9/RPC11 RNA polymerase family protein, whose amino-acid sequence MQFCDECGSMMHTEGDTWVCRSCENEESRDSQAEAAMATQDGQRDDGAPAVADATQGSTETMQEPCPADDCDSDRAYSEMMPKPGGSYEVRLFTCVECGHKWRES is encoded by the coding sequence ATGCAATTCTGTGACGAGTGTGGTTCGATGATGCACACGGAGGGCGACACGTGGGTGTGTCGCTCCTGTGAGAACGAGGAGTCGCGGGACTCGCAAGCAGAAGCGGCGATGGCGACCCAGGATGGACAGCGGGACGACGGGGCACCCGCCGTGGCCGACGCGACCCAGGGCTCCACCGAGACGATGCAGGAGCCCTGTCCGGCGGACGACTGCGACAGCGACCGGGCCTACTCCGAGATGATGCCGAAGCCGGGCGGCTCCTACGAGGTTCGGCTGTTCACCTGCGTCGAGTGCGGCCACAAGTGGCGCGAGTCCTGA
- a CDS encoding dipeptide epimerase: protein MVLETSFERHALPLEYPFGIARGTTTEREVVTVRIEDDDAVGVGAAAPASHYGETVDTVTAVLPDLLAVVEDEVTDADDLHRLETVERRMRETVRGNPAARCAVSIACHDLVAKRLDVPLYRYWGLDPDRTLETSYTIGLDDLETMREKTETALERGYGTLKIKLGTDRDLEIVETIRSVAPDVDLFVDANEAWEPKEAVRKIDHLAEYDLSFVEQPVPAENPEGLRFVYERSPLPIAADESCVTLADVPQVADRCDIANLKLMKCGGLREAKRMIHAARAHGLEVMLGCMTESNASIAAACHLAPLLDYADLDGSLLLADDPYDGVPLPDGRIDLAGLERSGTGAVRE from the coding sequence ATGGTACTCGAGACATCCTTCGAACGCCACGCGCTGCCCCTCGAGTACCCGTTCGGGATCGCCCGCGGGACGACGACCGAGCGAGAGGTCGTCACGGTCCGCATCGAGGACGACGACGCCGTCGGCGTTGGCGCCGCTGCGCCCGCGTCCCACTACGGCGAGACCGTCGACACGGTGACCGCCGTCCTGCCGGACCTGCTCGCCGTCGTCGAGGATGAGGTGACGGATGCGGACGATCTCCACCGACTCGAGACCGTCGAACGGCGCATGCGCGAGACCGTCCGCGGGAATCCGGCGGCCCGCTGCGCCGTCAGCATCGCCTGCCACGACCTCGTCGCGAAACGGCTCGACGTGCCGCTCTACCGCTACTGGGGACTCGATCCGGACCGAACGCTCGAGACGTCCTACACCATCGGCCTCGACGACCTCGAGACGATGCGCGAGAAGACCGAAACCGCACTCGAGCGGGGCTACGGAACGCTGAAAATCAAACTCGGCACCGATCGGGACCTCGAGATCGTCGAGACGATCCGATCGGTCGCCCCCGACGTCGACCTGTTCGTCGACGCCAACGAGGCCTGGGAACCGAAAGAAGCCGTCCGGAAGATCGACCACCTCGCCGAGTACGACCTCTCGTTCGTCGAACAGCCAGTGCCCGCCGAGAATCCCGAGGGACTGCGGTTCGTCTACGAACGCTCGCCGTTGCCGATCGCGGCCGACGAGTCCTGCGTGACGCTCGCGGACGTCCCGCAGGTTGCGGATCGGTGCGATATCGCGAACCTGAAACTCATGAAGTGCGGCGGCCTCCGGGAAGCGAAGCGGATGATCCACGCCGCCCGGGCCCACGGTCTCGAGGTCATGCTGGGTTGTATGACCGAGTCCAACGCCTCGATCGCCGCGGCCTGTCACCTCGCGCCGCTGCTGGACTACGCCGACCTCGACGGCTCGCTGTTGCTCGCCGACGATCCCTACGACGGCGTCCCGCTGCCCGACGGCCGGATCGATCTGGCGGGCCTCGAGCGGTCTGGCACCGGCGCGGTCCGCGAGTAA
- a CDS encoding ATP-binding protein: MILADCGPPGAGKTTIATRVRDRLEARGVPVRVHHSDDRSSRTHERLYERARDDPNEAITVVDGTFYQREWQTQFRTLGEDIRFVHATASLETCLERNRARADPIEEQGVHVIYREFDAPEDALVIDTEEASLEAAVDRVLGALEAWNAVPDSTT; the protein is encoded by the coding sequence GTGATCCTCGCCGACTGCGGCCCACCGGGCGCCGGCAAGACCACCATCGCGACCCGGGTTCGGGACCGCCTCGAGGCCCGCGGCGTCCCCGTCCGCGTCCACCACTCCGACGACCGCTCGAGTCGCACCCACGAGCGACTGTACGAGCGGGCCCGCGACGACCCGAACGAGGCGATCACGGTCGTCGACGGCACGTTCTATCAGCGCGAGTGGCAGACGCAGTTTCGGACCCTCGGCGAGGACATCCGGTTCGTCCACGCGACCGCGAGCCTCGAGACCTGCCTCGAGCGGAATCGAGCGCGTGCGGATCCGATCGAGGAGCAGGGCGTCCACGTGATCTACCGGGAGTTCGACGCGCCCGAGGACGCGCTCGTGATCGACACCGAGGAGGCGAGCCTCGAGGCGGCCGTCGATCGAGTGCTGGGGGCGCTCGAGGCGTGGAACGCGGTCCCAGACTCGACGACGTGA
- a CDS encoding Vms1/Ankzf1 family peptidyl-tRNA hydrolase yields the protein MLDQLLGRASLKDRIDELEAETERLQARYEAESERRAEAATARQEAEKKVNRLEDRIAQLEGELERTDAVETDVAPRRRERLRGTRLETVIDRLTAFETGPEGALTAVLSDDEGVATLADAHDVDFQALLGDRAALVDAAAPCVLCLDDAGLVAVALEPPAMPDPDPRVGWDDRFALEREWFLPTGRYALALVRTDLFALGTYDDGDRVDYRGFESDVKGSHSKGGFSQARFERIRDDQIDDHLERCREALAERVGSDTDRLYLVGQRGVVETLADESGLEPAGTAAVDATGDPEPALEDAHRSFWTTELRVF from the coding sequence ATGCTCGACCAGTTGCTCGGCCGCGCCTCGCTCAAGGATCGCATCGACGAACTCGAGGCGGAAACCGAGCGTTTGCAAGCGCGCTACGAGGCCGAATCCGAGCGCCGCGCCGAGGCGGCTACCGCCCGGCAGGAGGCCGAGAAGAAAGTCAACCGACTCGAGGACCGCATCGCCCAGCTCGAGGGCGAACTCGAGCGAACGGACGCGGTCGAAACAGACGTCGCCCCCCGCCGTCGCGAACGGCTCCGGGGGACTCGTCTCGAGACCGTGATCGATCGACTGACCGCGTTCGAGACCGGCCCCGAGGGCGCGCTGACGGCGGTCCTCAGCGACGACGAGGGCGTCGCGACCCTCGCGGACGCACACGACGTCGACTTCCAGGCGTTGCTCGGTGACCGAGCCGCACTCGTCGACGCCGCCGCGCCCTGCGTGCTGTGTCTCGACGACGCCGGCCTCGTCGCCGTCGCGCTCGAGCCGCCGGCGATGCCCGACCCCGACCCCCGGGTCGGCTGGGACGACCGGTTCGCCCTCGAGCGGGAGTGGTTCCTCCCGACCGGCCGGTACGCGCTCGCGCTCGTCCGGACCGATCTCTTCGCCCTCGGGACCTACGACGACGGCGACCGCGTCGACTACCGGGGCTTCGAGAGCGACGTCAAGGGGAGCCACTCCAAGGGCGGCTTCTCGCAGGCCCGGTTCGAACGGATCCGCGACGATCAGATCGACGACCACCTCGAGCGCTGCCGGGAGGCCCTCGCCGAGCGCGTCGGAAGCGATACCGACCGACTGTACCTGGTCGGCCAGCGCGGCGTCGTCGAGACGCTCGCCGACGAGAGCGGCCTCGAGCCCGCCGGGACCGCCGCCGTCGACGCGACGGGGGATCCGGAACCGGCGCTCGAGGACGCCCACCGATCGTTCTGGACGACCGAACTGCGGGTGTTCTGA
- a CDS encoding DUF1611 domain-containing protein — protein MRVAILAHEKFPDRAKTALGVLRYADDEVVAVLDRETAGRRVNDFVPDVQDAPIVEGMAALESPVDALLIGIAPIGGGFDERWRDDVRTALENGCDVVAGLHYFLSEDEEFARLADEHDCELRDVRKPPEDLTVAEGVAGEVDAEIVLTVGTDCSVGKMTTTMELARAAREAGHDAAVIPTGQTGIMIEGWGNPIDRVVSDFTAGAVEEMILEIGDERDYLFVEGQGSIVHPAYSAVTCGILHGAMPDKLVLCHAAGRETIHGYESFALPDRSTYVDLYESLSAPVSGGAVVAGALNTASLEADDDAREAVDEYATEIDAPATDVIRFGADDVLETLLE, from the coding sequence ATGCGCGTCGCCATTCTCGCCCACGAGAAGTTTCCCGACCGGGCCAAGACCGCTCTCGGCGTCCTGCGGTACGCCGACGACGAGGTCGTCGCCGTCCTCGACCGCGAGACGGCCGGCCGGCGGGTGAACGACTTCGTCCCGGACGTCCAGGACGCACCGATCGTCGAGGGGATGGCCGCCCTCGAGTCCCCCGTCGACGCCCTGCTGATCGGCATCGCGCCCATCGGCGGCGGCTTCGACGAGCGCTGGCGCGACGACGTCCGAACGGCCCTCGAGAACGGCTGCGACGTCGTCGCGGGACTGCACTACTTCCTGAGCGAGGACGAGGAGTTCGCCCGCCTCGCCGACGAACACGACTGCGAACTGCGGGACGTCCGGAAGCCACCGGAGGACCTGACCGTCGCCGAGGGGGTCGCCGGCGAGGTCGACGCCGAGATCGTGCTCACCGTCGGCACCGACTGCTCGGTCGGCAAGATGACGACCACGATGGAACTGGCGCGGGCGGCCCGGGAGGCCGGCCACGACGCCGCCGTGATCCCGACCGGCCAGACGGGGATCATGATCGAGGGCTGGGGCAACCCGATCGACCGCGTCGTCAGCGACTTTACCGCGGGCGCGGTCGAGGAGATGATCCTCGAGATCGGCGACGAGCGCGACTACCTCTTCGTCGAGGGGCAGGGCAGCATCGTCCACCCCGCGTACTCGGCGGTCACCTGCGGCATCCTCCACGGTGCGATGCCCGACAAACTCGTCCTCTGTCACGCGGCCGGCCGGGAGACGATCCACGGCTACGAGTCCTTCGCGCTGCCCGACCGCTCGACCTACGTCGACCTCTACGAGTCGCTATCTGCACCGGTCTCGGGCGGCGCGGTCGTCGCCGGCGCGCTGAACACGGCTTCCCTCGAGGCCGACGACGACGCCCGCGAGGCGGTCGACGAGTACGCGACCGAAATCGACGCCCCCGCGACGGACGTCATCCGCTTCGGAGCCGATGACGTCCTCGAGACTCTGCTCGAGTGA
- a CDS encoding DUF5802 family protein, with protein sequence MFEVFTRSYYLGRLYVTPTDRDHALMHSEQHERINEEVYATGDGLERLDAPLVMKLDSQHFPVHGDDAVPANTLALPESMLENTDVRNPPSLHEVLLARRERAEQLLSLAGGWSAPGDDLPSAGT encoded by the coding sequence ATGTTCGAGGTGTTTACGCGGAGCTACTATCTCGGACGGCTCTACGTGACCCCGACCGACCGGGATCACGCCCTCATGCACAGCGAGCAACACGAGCGGATCAACGAGGAGGTCTACGCGACCGGGGACGGTCTCGAGCGCCTCGATGCGCCGCTCGTGATGAAACTCGACTCTCAGCACTTCCCGGTTCACGGCGACGACGCCGTTCCGGCGAACACGCTCGCGCTGCCCGAATCGATGCTCGAGAACACCGACGTTCGCAATCCGCCCTCGCTCCACGAGGTGTTGCTGGCCAGACGCGAGCGCGCCGAGCAGTTGCTCTCCCTGGCCGGCGGCTGGTCCGCGCCCGGGGACGACCTCCCCAGTGCCGGAACCTAA
- a CDS encoding metalloregulator ArsR/SmtB family transcription factor, which yields MDSAALLDLLGNENRRRILRLLARKPCYVTEISEYLGVSPKAVIEHLRKLEEAGLIESRVDDQRRKYFHIARNVRLEVNVSPYGFASKSAYPANSSFDITTCRHLTLDVAWDESDDLDDLLRALEDLEQLENELSLAQRWVQGRLCDVLDRISEDVGAGPESRIYADVLASIRSEPKSVDELSEDVDAPRELVAELLESMADEGVVRRTERGWELTPS from the coding sequence ATGGACTCCGCCGCATTGCTGGATTTGTTGGGTAACGAAAACCGGAGACGAATCCTCCGGTTGCTCGCCCGCAAACCCTGTTACGTCACGGAAATTTCCGAGTATCTGGGCGTGAGTCCGAAGGCGGTCATCGAACACTTGCGGAAACTCGAGGAGGCCGGCCTGATCGAAAGTCGAGTCGACGACCAGCGCCGGAAGTACTTTCACATCGCTCGCAACGTCCGTCTCGAGGTGAACGTCTCGCCGTACGGGTTCGCGAGCAAGAGCGCCTATCCCGCCAACAGCAGTTTCGACATCACGACCTGCCGCCACCTCACGCTGGACGTCGCCTGGGACGAGAGCGACGACCTCGACGATCTCCTGCGCGCCCTCGAGGACCTGGAGCAACTCGAGAACGAACTGTCGCTGGCCCAGCGGTGGGTCCAGGGCCGGCTCTGTGACGTCCTCGATCGGATTTCGGAGGACGTCGGCGCCGGTCCCGAGAGCCGGATCTACGCCGACGTTCTGGCGAGCATCCGCTCCGAGCCCAAGTCCGTGGACGAACTCAGCGAGGACGTCGACGCCCCGCGGGAACTCGTCGCCGAGTTGCTCGAGTCGATGGCCGACGAGGGTGTCGTCCGCCGGACCGAACGGGGCTGGGAACTGACGCCGAGTTAG